The following proteins are co-located in the Podarcis raffonei isolate rPodRaf1 chromosome 5, rPodRaf1.pri, whole genome shotgun sequence genome:
- the PDLIM1 gene encoding PDZ and LIM domain protein 1 isoform X2, giving the protein MTYEPLKLPPHSLSPLLPAGGFKAPFASVYNLLQASSSSPLRRRHSTSSVPSQIRVGPGQLKEVAQICPSSPVEVDVPGLKVRHVQFNSPLQLYSQKNILDSLQGQISYVSPTFPSLDQLNQPAGNLVIDRDSEVYKMLQENQDSAEPPRQSTSFLVLQEILESEEKDPNKPSGFRSVKAPTTKVAASIGNSQKLPVCDKCGSGIVGVFVKLREKHLHPECYVCSDCGTNLKQKGHFFVEDCIYCEKHARERVTPPEGYDVITVFPK; this is encoded by the exons ATGACGTACGAGCCTTTAAAATTGCCTCCCCACTCGCTCAG TCCTTTGTTACCTGCTGGAGGGTTCAAGGCTCCTTTTGCATCGGTCTATAACCTGCTCcaggcctcttcctcctctcctttgcGAAGGAGGCACAGTACCTCGTCCGTCCCCAGCCAAATCCGAGTGGGGCCCGGACAGCTCAAGGAAGTTGCTCAGATCTGCCCCAGCAGCCCTGTGGAAGTGGACGTGCCGGGACTCAAAGTGCGGCACGTACAGTTTAACTCTCCTTTACAGCTCTATTCGCAGAAAAACATCCTGGATTCTTTGCAGGGGCAGATCTCATACGTTAGCCCCACCTTCCCCAG CTTGGACCAGCTTAACCAGCCTGCCGGTAACTTAGTGATTGACAGAGACTCTGAGGTCTACAAGATGCTGCAGGAGAACCAAGATTCGGCAGAGCCGCCTCGACAATCCACCTCATTCTTGGTGCTCCAAGAAATTTTAGAATCTGAAGAGAAAG atCCCAATAAGCCTTCCGGATTCCGAAGTGTGAAAGCACCAACAACCAAAGTCGCGGCATCGATTGGAAATTCTCAGAAGCTTCCTGTCTGTGATAAGTGTGGATCTGGCATTGT AGGTGTGTTTGTGAAGCTCCGGGAGAAGCACCTCCACCCAGAGTGCTACGTGTGCAGCGATTGCGGAACGAACCTGAAGCAAAAAGGGCACTTCTTTGTGGAGGATTGCATCTACTGTGAGAAGCACGCCCGGGAACGGGTCACCCCGCCTGAAGGATACGATGTGATCACTGTGTTTCCAAAATGA